In Cryptomeria japonica chromosome 10, Sugi_1.0, whole genome shotgun sequence, a genomic segment contains:
- the LOC131859481 gene encoding G-type lectin S-receptor-like serine/threonine-protein kinase LECRK3, which produces MALNPLLPLISSRLLIFLVALAQPIQTKYIPIGSSLTANSKNSKWISPNGDFAFGFYPVTPSVYLVGVWFDSISDKTLAWTVKTGNRGLTVEEGSTRQLSAVGLHLLDSTRTPLWASTYAENVNLSTAAFLDTGNFVLIGHVFKWKSTIYSKASATNYSSGRFELVLQEDGNLVLYPVERVGEEQGAYWSSKTYQYSDNPINLIFDESGELYLENDTRIENITDGETEGSRYLRRVTLNSDGILGMYIWNADGDTSWYPLWQSVTDPCSQVKGQCGRNGICQISSLNQPLCVCPPGFHFTDKEDHFRGCSPNSPPGQSCSASAVMYKLDSTDWTIDYLTDLSNDYMVLDNVTETECKKACMDDCMCTVVTFEDRLCHKKRLPLIDGYQELSVSTKTFVKVKGDVHSPPISNQAPLPRLPNEGTKKGKVEQRLVIGISLMGSSSALVAASILIIWLSRCGRGKHEDEDEQGLAAFAYKDREFATGGFKEELGRGAFGQVYKGTLPDGSAIAVKTLDKLLSECLAEKQFRREMSVIGMSHHKNLVQIYGFCDQDSHKLLVYEYVTNGSLDRTLFVDNGFLSWRTRVQIATGTARGILYLHEECAAQVVHCDIRPQNILLDDNYNPKISDFGLAKLMKAEQTRTSTGAQGTKGYVVPE; this is translated from the coding sequence ATGGCACTAAATCCATTGCTTCCCCTCATTTCCAGTCGTCTGTTGATCTTCCTAGTGGCGTTGGCTCAgcccattcaaacaaaatatatTCCTATTGGATCATCTCTTACTGCtaattccaaaaattctaaatggaTTTCACCTAATGGAGATTTTGCATTTGGATTTTATCCCGTCACTCCCTCTGTCTACCTAGTAGGTGTCTGGTTTGATAGCATATCTGATAAAACTCTGGCATGGACTGTCAAAACGGGCAACAGAGGGCTTACAGTTGAAGAGGGGTCTACTCGACAGCTCTCTGCCGTGGGGCTTCACCTCTTGGATTCCACAAGGACGCCGCTGTGGGCTTCAACTTACGCTGAAAACGTAAATCTATCTACGGCTGCATTCCTAGACACTGGCAATTTTGTGTTGATAGGTCATGTGTTCAAGTGGAAGTCTACCATATATTCTAAAGCTTCTGCTACAAACTACTCATCGGGCCGGTTCGAATTGGTCTTACAAGAGGACGGTAATTTGGTCCTTTATCCAGTGGAGCGCGTTGGCGAGGAGCAGGGCGCTTACTGGTCTAGCAAGACCTATCAGTATTCTGATAATCCCATCAACTTGATTTTTGATGAGAGTGGAGAGTTGTATTTGGAAAACGACACCAGAATTGAAAACATCACTGATGGCGAGACGGAAGGGAGCAGATATCTGCGCAGAGTGACGCTCAATAGTGACGGCATTCTGGGGATGTATATTTGGAACGCAGACGGAGATACTTCTTGGTATCCTCTATGGCAATCTGTTACAGATCCATGCTCGCAGGTGAAAGGTCAGTGTGGACGCAATGGTATCTGTCAAATAAGTAGCCTGAACCAGCCTCTTTGCGTTTGTCCTCCAGGCTTCCATTTTACTGACAAAGAGGACCACTTCAGGGGATGTTCGCCCAATTCGCCTCCAGGACAGAGCTGCTCTGCAAGCGCTGTCATGTATAAGCTAGACAGCACGGATTGGACGATAGACTATTTAACCGACTTAAGTAACGACTACATGGTGCTGGATAATGTTACCGAGACCGAATGCAAGAAGGCCTGCATGGATGACTGTATGTGCACGGTAGTCACCTTTGAAGATCGATTGTGTCACAAGAAACGCTTGCCTCTAATAGACGGCTATCAAGAACTATCTGTTAGCACTAAAACTTTCGTGAAAGTAAAGGGAGATGTCCACTCTCCTCCCATTTCTAATCAAGCACCTCTTCCTCGCCTGCCAAACGAGGGTACCAAGAAGGGCAAGGTGGAGCAGCGCCTGGTGATCGGGATAAGTCTCATGGGCAGCTCCTCAGCGCTTGTGGCAGCATCTATACTAATTATTTGGTTGTCTCGGTGTGGTCGTGGAAAGCATGAAGATGAGGATGAGCAGGGTTTGGCAGCGTTTGCTTATAAAGACAGAGAATTCGCTACAGGAGGATTCAAAGAAGAGTTGGGAAGAGGCGCCTTTGGACAAGTGTATAAAGGCACACTTCCTGACGGCAGTGCAATAGCCGTGAAGACCCTTGACAAACTGCTTTCCGAATGCCTGGCGGAGAAGCAGTTTAGGAGGGAGATGAGCGTAATAGGCATGAGCCATCACAAGAATCTTGTTCAGATTTATGGCTTTTGCGACCAAGACTCGCACAAGCTTCTGGTCTATGAATACGTCACAAATGGATCGCTCGATAGGACTTTATTTGTAGACAACGGCTTTCTCAGTTGGAGGACGCGTGTTCAAATCGCCACGGGAACAGCGCGGGGCATCCTCTATCTGCACGAAGAATGCGCAGCGCAGGTTGTACACTGCGATATAAGGCCTCAAAACATTTTGCTCGACGACAACTACAATCCGAAGATTTCAGATTTTGGCTTGGCAAAATTGATGAAGGCAGAGCAGACTCGAACATCTACAGGAGCTCAGGGCACAAAGGGCTACGTAGTGCCCGAATGA
- the LOC131858836 gene encoding G-type lectin S-receptor-like serine/threonine-protein kinase RLK1 translates to MPLVESLSEEVALPLELQGRGVVVHRLHGTRPGNVIITVKVDVYNFGVMLLEIICCKKTVHLDDKENEILLCDWVYECFRHGRLVQLVEQQQLEGDTIEPRQLERLVLTALWCIQDNSALRPSIEKVVQMLEGAVEITVPPTP, encoded by the exons ATGCCCCTAGTTGAATCACTAAGCGAGGAAGTTGCGCTTCCATTAGAGTTACag GGAAGAGGTGTCGTAGTGCACAGGTTACATGGCACCCGGCCGGGGAATGTCATCATTACCGTGAAGGTTGATGTTTACAATTTTGGAGTGATGCTCCTTGAGATTATCTGTTGCAAGAAAACCGTCCACTTAGATGACAAAGAAAATGAAATCCTTCTGTGCGACTGGGTTTATGAGTGCTTCAGACATGGCAGACTTGTACAATTGGTAGAGCAACAGCAGTTAGAGGGTGATACAATTGAGCCAAGGCAGCTGGAAAGATTGGTGTTGACTGCACTGTGGTGCATTCAAGACAATTCTGCTCTAAGACCGTCAATTGAAAAGGTTGTGCAGATGTTGGAAGGAGCAgttgagatcacagtacccccaacTCCTTGA